In Halobaculum magnesiiphilum, the following proteins share a genomic window:
- a CDS encoding DUF7544 domain-containing protein gives MSLHAVEDVDDAYRATKALLWPVDRSAWVKLAVIVLFAAGPGGGFGGVQTSAPIEGGGPGGGPGVELPGGVQLPATIGGAEWLVIATIVVVGSVIVLGTLFIGSVMEFVLVESLRKETVSLREYWGRRWPQGVRLFGFRLLLGLVGLGSLAVAAALVVAPFVFDGGDGLAVPILTVLAVVPFIGALGLLTGLIDGFTTVFVVPIMIREERTLLGAWGRLWSTITANPWQYLAYVGVSVVLSVVGGVLASVAVGVGAVALLIPFGLLAAVGVLVATASELLGIGIVVFAALLFGLALIAVAALVQVPLVVYLRYYALLVLGDIEESLDLIADRRAAVRAAGGGGTVAEGGGGTVAEGGGSTVAEGGDDASDDTENGTADTDEN, from the coding sequence GTGTCCCTGCACGCGGTCGAAGACGTCGACGACGCGTACCGTGCGACGAAAGCGCTGTTGTGGCCCGTCGATCGCAGTGCCTGGGTCAAACTCGCCGTGATCGTCCTGTTCGCGGCCGGTCCCGGAGGCGGGTTCGGCGGGGTCCAGACGTCCGCGCCGATCGAGGGCGGCGGGCCAGGGGGCGGTCCGGGGGTGGAACTCCCCGGCGGTGTTCAGCTCCCGGCGACGATCGGCGGGGCGGAGTGGCTCGTCATCGCCACGATCGTCGTCGTCGGCTCGGTTATCGTGCTCGGAACGCTGTTCATCGGTTCGGTCATGGAGTTCGTTCTCGTGGAGTCGTTACGGAAGGAGACGGTCTCCCTGCGCGAGTACTGGGGGCGTCGGTGGCCACAGGGGGTGCGGCTGTTCGGGTTCCGGCTGCTGCTCGGCCTCGTAGGACTCGGGAGCCTCGCGGTCGCCGCTGCGCTGGTCGTCGCCCCGTTCGTGTTCGACGGCGGGGATGGGCTCGCGGTCCCGATCCTCACGGTTCTGGCGGTGGTACCCTTCATCGGTGCGCTGGGACTCCTCACCGGCCTGATCGACGGCTTCACGACCGTGTTCGTGGTCCCGATCATGATCCGCGAGGAGCGGACGCTGCTGGGTGCTTGGGGGCGGCTCTGGTCGACGATAACCGCCAACCCGTGGCAGTATCTCGCGTACGTCGGAGTGAGCGTCGTGTTGTCCGTCGTCGGCGGGGTCCTCGCGTCGGTGGCCGTCGGCGTCGGCGCGGTGGCGCTGTTGATCCCGTTCGGGCTGCTCGCGGCCGTCGGGGTCCTCGTGGCGACGGCGAGCGAGCTGCTGGGCATCGGGATCGTCGTGTTCGCTGCGCTGCTGTTCGGACTCGCCCTGATCGCGGTCGCCGCCCTCGTGCAGGTGCCCCTCGTCGTCTACCTCCGCTATTACGCGCTGCTCGTCCTCGGGGACATCGAGGAGTCGCTCGACCTGATCGCCGACCGGCGCGCGGCCGTCCGGGCCGCCGGCGGTGGCGGTACCGTTGCCGAGGGTGGTGGCGGTACCGTTGCCGAAGGCGGTGGCAGTACCGTTGCCGAGGGCGGCGACGACGCCTCCGACGACACGGAAAACGGAACGGCCGACACCGACGAGAACTGA
- a CDS encoding dolichyl-phosphate hexose transferase — translation MDQRSYTLDDVSVVMGAYNEAEAIGPVLDDIDAATDGRAEVVVVDSSDDGTADIARERGARVVDQPPSGYGAAVRRALYEASNPVRITTDCDGTYPMERIPDFLALINDGYDVVSGDRLYHGADTMPAMNRLGNRLFAGVASALGGHTLYDVTTGMRAYHEDVIDSIQWTENTGLSAELLIRPAMRGYRIRQEPIAYDERLGETKLDPFSGGAEIGKSILKCCLEERARQLL, via the coding sequence ATGGACCAACGGTCGTACACCCTCGACGACGTGAGCGTCGTCATGGGGGCGTACAACGAGGCGGAGGCGATCGGCCCGGTACTCGACGACATCGACGCGGCGACGGACGGACGCGCCGAGGTCGTCGTGGTCGACAGCTCCGACGACGGCACCGCCGACATCGCCCGCGAACGCGGCGCACGCGTCGTCGACCAGCCCCCAAGCGGCTACGGCGCGGCGGTTCGTCGCGCGCTGTATGAGGCGAGCAACCCGGTCCGGATCACGACCGACTGCGACGGCACCTACCCGATGGAGCGGATCCCGGACTTCCTCGCGCTGATCAACGACGGGTACGACGTGGTCAGCGGCGACCGACTCTACCACGGCGCCGACACGATGCCGGCGATGAACCGCCTCGGCAACCGGCTGTTCGCTGGCGTCGCGAGCGCGCTCGGCGGCCACACGCTCTACGACGTGACGACGGGCATGCGCGCGTACCACGAGGACGTGATCGACTCGATCCAGTGGACGGAGAACACCGGTCTGTCCGCGGAACTGTTGATCCGTCCGGCGATGCGTGGCTACCGGATCCGCCAGGAGCCGATCGCCTACGACGAACGGCTCGGCGAGACGAAGCTCGACCCGTTCTCCGGCGGCGCCGAGATCGGCAAGTCGATCCTGAAGTGCTGTCTCGAAGAGCGGGCCAGGCAACTCCTGTAG
- a CDS encoding inorganic phosphate transporter, with protein MVELLLLVGVLVAMFVGYNIGGSTTGPAFGPAVGAGAVSKSTAAALMTTFFFVGAWTIGRRVVDTLGSDLVTAPGVFTLETSIGVLFFIGLALFVGNVFGVPASTSMTAVGAIAGLGVANNALDWEVMGGIVIWWVVAPVIGFWVSLIIGRYFYARLDGLLAMDESDGAVLDVDRSGGFVPSVSISDDASRREVVGVAAVIAIGCLMAFSSGTSNIANAIAPLVGAGALEMNPGILIGGLAVGIGSFTIARRTLETMGSDITELPLTAAIVVATISAALVVFLSFIGIPASFVVIATMSIVGLGWGRATRPITVSDAVRGETEETPPVSVHALAADGDGETAPAIGEEDPADIPTPGELFDPATTARVVVMQNVVPLISTVGAFLTFRYAPFF; from the coding sequence ATGGTGGAGCTACTCCTTCTCGTCGGCGTGCTCGTCGCGATGTTCGTCGGCTACAACATCGGCGGATCGACGACGGGCCCCGCGTTCGGGCCCGCCGTGGGTGCAGGTGCGGTGTCGAAGTCGACGGCGGCCGCGTTGATGACGACGTTCTTCTTCGTCGGGGCGTGGACGATCGGCAGACGCGTCGTCGACACGCTCGGCTCGGATCTGGTCACGGCACCCGGCGTGTTCACGCTGGAGACGAGCATCGGCGTCCTGTTCTTCATCGGGCTGGCGCTGTTCGTCGGCAACGTCTTCGGCGTGCCCGCCTCGACGTCGATGACGGCCGTCGGCGCCATCGCCGGGCTGGGCGTCGCGAACAACGCCCTCGACTGGGAGGTCATGGGCGGGATCGTGATCTGGTGGGTCGTCGCCCCGGTCATCGGCTTTTGGGTGTCGCTCATCATCGGCCGCTACTTCTACGCCCGGCTCGACGGCCTGCTCGCGATGGACGAGTCCGACGGTGCGGTGCTCGACGTCGATCGGTCCGGAGGGTTCGTGCCGAGCGTGTCGATCAGCGACGACGCGAGCCGACGCGAGGTCGTCGGCGTCGCGGCCGTCATCGCGATCGGCTGTCTGATGGCGTTCAGCTCCGGCACCTCGAACATCGCGAACGCCATCGCACCGCTGGTCGGCGCGGGAGCGTTGGAGATGAATCCCGGCATCCTCATCGGCGGGCTCGCCGTCGGGATCGGCTCGTTCACGATCGCACGCCGGACGCTGGAGACCATGGGCAGCGACATCACCGAGCTCCCGTTGACGGCCGCGATCGTCGTCGCGACGATATCCGCGGCGCTCGTGGTGTTCCTCTCGTTCATCGGCATCCCCGCGAGCTTCGTCGTCATCGCCACGATGTCGATCGTCGGCCTGGGGTGGGGGCGTGCCACCCGCCCGATCACCGTCTCGGACGCCGTCCGCGGCGAAACGGAGGAGACGCCGCCGGTGTCGGTGCACGCGCTCGCCGCCGACGGCGACGGCGAGACGGCACCCGCCATCGGCGAGGAGGACCCGGCGGACATCCCCACGCCCGGCGAACTGTTCGACCCTGCGACGACCGCTCGCGTCGTCGTCATGCAGAACGTCGTCCCGCTCATCTCGACGGTCGGCGCGTTCCTCACCTTCCGGTACGCACCGTTCTTCTGA